One Shewanella sp. MR-4 DNA window includes the following coding sequences:
- the rpoB gene encoding DNA-directed RNA polymerase subunit beta — MVYSYSEKKRIRKDFGKRPQVLDIPYLLSIQLDSFKKFTDQDPTGERGLEAAFRSVFPIKSFSGNSELQYVSYKLGEPVFDVKECQIRGVTYSAPLRVKLRMVLYDREAAAGTVKDIKEQEVYMGDIPLMTDNGTFVINGTERVIVSQLHRSPGVFFDHDRGKTHSSGKVLYNARIIPYRGSWLDFEFDPKDALFVRIDRRRKLPATIILRALEYSTQEILDLFFERVEFKIKKDTLVMTLVPERLRGETASYDIKDAEGSVLVEAGRRITARHIRQLEKTNTTELEVPVEYIVGKYAAQDYIDPDTGEVLVSANSEISLEDLAKLSLAGIKELSTLYINELDHGAYISDTLRIDPTTNRLEALVEIYRMMRPGEPPTKDAAEALFQNLFFSEERYDLSKVGRMKFNRRLSIPDDEGSGVLSKEDIVAVMKNIIHIRNGFDEVDDIDHLGNRRIRSVGEMAENQFRVGLVRVERAVRERLSLGDLNELMPQDLINAKPISAAVKEFFGSSQLSQFMDQNNPLSEVTHKRRISALGPGGLTRERAGFEVRDVHPTHYGRLCPIETPEGPNIGLINSLASFARTNSYGFLETPYRKVVDGVITDDVEYLSAIEEGRYVIAQANIEVDSQGRMVEEQIACRHKGESTFMRASDIQYMDVSPQQIISVAASLIPFLEHDDANRALMGANMQRQAVPTLKSEKPLVGTGIERTLAVDSGVVVAAKRGGVIDYVDASRIVVKVNEDELRPGEAGIDIYNLTKYTRSNQNTCINQRPCCSVGEPVVRGDVLADGPSTDLGDLALGQNMRIAFMPWNGYNFEDSILISERVAQEDRFTTIHIQELSCIARDTKLGSEEITADIPNVGESALSKLDESGIVYIGAEVKGGDILVGKVTPKGETQLTPEEKLLRAIFGEKASDVKDSSLRVPNSVKGTIIDVQVFTRDGVEKDKRAIEIEEMHIAQARKDLGEEFKILEEGVLSRARNLLLSAGFTEAQIAALPRKDVLVQVIDDETKQTELEQLAEQHEELKADFDKKFEIKRRKITQGDDLAPGVLKIVKVYLAVKRTIQPGDKMAGRHGNKGVISKINPIEDMPYDEQGNPVDIVLNPLGVPSRMNIGQVLEVHLGAAAKGIGNKIAAMLEDQREKGLAEVRSYIKQVYELGDEVQQRVDIDSFTDDELLRLANNLKGGIPVATPAFDGAKEKEIKQMLELAGLPTSGQLKLFDGRTGNEFERPVTVGYMYMLKLNHLVDDKMHARSTGSYSLVTQQPLGGKAQFGGQRFGEMEVWALEAYGAAYTLQEMLTVKSDDVNGRTQMYKNIVDGNHQMQPGMPESFNVLLKEIRSLGINIELDQE; from the coding sequence ATGGTTTACTCCTATTCTGAAAAGAAGCGTATTCGCAAAGACTTTGGTAAGCGTCCACAGGTGTTGGATATTCCTTACCTTTTGTCTATTCAGTTAGACTCTTTTAAGAAGTTCACCGATCAAGATCCTACCGGTGAGCGCGGTTTAGAAGCCGCCTTCCGTAGCGTTTTTCCCATCAAGAGCTTTTCTGGTAATTCAGAACTGCAATACGTCAGCTATAAGCTTGGCGAGCCTGTTTTTGATGTGAAAGAGTGTCAGATCCGTGGTGTTACATATTCAGCGCCACTACGCGTTAAATTACGCATGGTGTTGTATGATCGTGAAGCAGCGGCCGGCACTGTAAAAGATATTAAAGAACAAGAAGTCTACATGGGTGATATCCCATTAATGACTGACAACGGTACCTTTGTGATCAACGGTACTGAGCGTGTAATCGTATCTCAATTACACCGCAGCCCAGGCGTGTTCTTTGATCATGACCGTGGTAAAACCCACTCATCAGGTAAGGTGCTGTATAACGCACGTATCATTCCTTACCGTGGTTCATGGTTAGACTTTGAATTCGACCCTAAAGATGCACTGTTCGTACGTATTGACCGTCGCCGTAAATTACCTGCGACCATCATTCTGCGCGCATTAGAGTATTCTACTCAAGAGATCCTCGATCTGTTCTTCGAACGCGTTGAGTTCAAGATCAAGAAAGATACTCTGGTTATGACCTTAGTACCTGAGCGTCTGCGTGGCGAAACCGCCAGCTACGACATCAAGGATGCTGAAGGCTCTGTATTGGTTGAAGCTGGCCGTCGTATCACTGCACGCCACATTCGCCAATTAGAAAAAACCAATACCACTGAACTCGAAGTGCCAGTTGAGTACATCGTGGGCAAATATGCTGCCCAAGATTACATCGATCCGGACACGGGTGAAGTCTTAGTTTCTGCTAACAGTGAAATCAGCTTAGAAGACTTAGCGAAGTTATCACTGGCAGGCATCAAAGAGCTAAGCACGTTATACATCAACGAGCTAGACCACGGTGCTTACATCTCTGACACTCTGCGTATCGATCCAACCACTAACCGCTTAGAAGCGTTAGTTGAGATCTACCGCATGATGCGTCCTGGTGAGCCACCAACCAAAGATGCAGCAGAAGCGCTGTTCCAAAACTTATTCTTCAGCGAAGAACGTTATGACCTGTCTAAAGTAGGTCGTATGAAGTTCAACCGTCGTCTCAGCATTCCTGATGACGAAGGTAGCGGCGTACTGTCTAAAGAAGACATCGTTGCAGTAATGAAGAACATCATTCACATCCGTAACGGCTTCGACGAAGTGGACGATATCGACCACTTAGGTAACCGTCGAATTCGTTCTGTGGGTGAAATGGCTGAAAACCAATTCCGTGTTGGTCTGGTCCGTGTTGAGCGCGCCGTGCGTGAACGTCTGTCATTAGGCGATCTAAACGAGCTGATGCCACAAGACTTAATCAACGCTAAGCCAATTTCTGCCGCAGTGAAAGAGTTCTTCGGTTCTTCTCAGCTGTCACAATTCATGGACCAAAACAACCCGCTGTCAGAAGTAACGCATAAGCGTCGTATTTCTGCTCTTGGCCCAGGTGGTTTGACCCGTGAACGTGCAGGCTTCGAAGTCCGCGACGTACACCCAACGCACTATGGTCGTTTATGTCCAATTGAGACCCCTGAAGGTCCAAACATTGGTCTAATCAACTCATTAGCGAGCTTTGCCCGTACTAACTCTTACGGCTTCTTAGAAACCCCATACCGCAAAGTGGTAGACGGTGTGATCACTGACGATGTGGAATACTTGTCGGCGATTGAAGAAGGTCGTTATGTGATTGCACAGGCGAACATCGAAGTTGACTCACAAGGTCGCATGGTTGAAGAACAGATCGCATGTCGTCACAAAGGTGAATCTACCTTTATGCGTGCGTCTGACATTCAATACATGGACGTATCGCCACAACAGATCATCTCTGTTGCTGCGTCTCTGATCCCGTTCTTAGAACACGACGACGCGAACCGTGCATTGATGGGTGCGAACATGCAACGTCAAGCGGTACCAACACTGAAATCAGAGAAGCCTCTGGTCGGTACGGGTATTGAGCGCACGTTAGCTGTGGACTCCGGTGTAGTTGTTGCTGCCAAACGTGGCGGTGTGATCGATTACGTTGATGCGAGCCGTATCGTTGTTAAAGTTAATGAAGACGAGCTGCGCCCAGGCGAAGCAGGTATCGACATTTACAACCTGACTAAGTACACCCGTTCTAACCAAAACACTTGTATCAACCAACGTCCATGTTGTTCAGTTGGTGAGCCAGTGGTTCGTGGTGACGTGTTAGCAGACGGTCCGTCTACTGACTTAGGTGACTTAGCCCTTGGTCAGAACATGCGTATCGCATTCATGCCTTGGAACGGTTACAACTTCGAAGACTCGATCTTAATTTCTGAGCGTGTTGCACAGGAAGACCGTTTCACCACTATCCACATTCAAGAGCTGTCTTGTATCGCTCGTGATACCAAGCTGGGTAGTGAAGAAATCACTGCTGACATTCCAAACGTAGGTGAATCTGCTCTGTCGAAACTCGACGAGTCAGGTATCGTTTACATCGGTGCAGAAGTGAAGGGTGGTGACATTCTGGTTGGTAAAGTTACGCCAAAAGGCGAGACGCAACTGACTCCAGAAGAGAAGTTACTACGCGCTATCTTCGGTGAGAAAGCGTCTGATGTGAAAGACAGCTCACTGCGTGTACCTAACTCTGTTAAAGGTACCATCATCGACGTTCAGGTATTTACCCGTGACGGCGTTGAGAAAGACAAACGCGCCATTGAAATCGAAGAAATGCACATTGCCCAAGCTCGTAAAGACTTAGGCGAAGAGTTCAAGATCCTTGAAGAAGGCGTATTGAGCCGTGCGCGCAACTTATTATTAAGTGCCGGTTTCACTGAAGCACAAATCGCAGCATTGCCACGTAAAGATGTATTGGTTCAAGTTATTGACGATGAAACCAAACAAACTGAGCTTGAGCAATTAGCTGAACAGCATGAAGAGCTGAAAGCAGACTTCGATAAGAAGTTTGAAATCAAACGTCGCAAGATCACCCAAGGTGATGACTTGGCACCAGGCGTACTGAAGATCGTTAAGGTTTACTTAGCGGTTAAACGTACTATCCAACCAGGTGACAAGATGGCGGGTCGTCACGGTAACAAGGGTGTTATCTCTAAGATTAACCCAATTGAAGACATGCCGTACGACGAGCAAGGCAACCCTGTGGACATCGTATTGAACCCGCTAGGCGTTCCATCACGTATGAACATCGGTCAGGTTCTTGAAGTTCACTTAGGTGCTGCTGCTAAAGGTATTGGTAACAAGATTGCTGCCATGCTGGAAGATCAGCGCGAGAAGGGACTTGCAGAAGTTCGTAGCTACATCAAGCAAGTGTACGAATTAGGTGACGAAGTGCAGCAGCGCGTTGACATCGATTCATTCACTGACGATGAGTTACTGCGCTTAGCGAACAACCTGAAAGGCGGTATCCCAGTTGCTACGCCAGCCTTCGACGGTGCTAAAGAGAAAGAGATCAAGCAGATGCTTGAGCTTGCAGGCTTGCCAACCTCTGGTCAGCTGAAATTATTTGATGGTCGTACCGGTAACGAATTTGAGCGTCCAGTAACTGTAGGTTACATGTACATGCTCAAACTGAACCACTTAGTTGACGATAAGATGCACGCCCGTTCTACCGGTTCGTACAGCTTAGTGACTCAACAACCTCTGGGCGGTAAAGCTCAGTTCGGTGGTCAGCGTTTCGGGGAGATGGAAGTGTGGGCACTCGAAGCATACGGTGCCGCTTATACGCTTCAAGAAATGCTCACCGTGAAATCGGATGACGTTAACGGTCGTACTCAGATGTATAAGAACATCGTCGACGGTAACCATCAGATGCAGCCTGGCATGCCAGAGTCCTTCAACGTATTACTGAAGGAGATCCGTTCACTCGGTATCAACATCGAGTTGGATCAGGAATAA
- the rpoC gene encoding DNA-directed RNA polymerase subunit beta' has translation MKDLLKFLKQQSKTEEFNGIKIGLASPDLIRSWSFGEVKKPETINYRTFKPEREGLFCARIFGPVKDYECLCGKYKRLKHRGVICEKCGVEVTQTKVRRERMGHIELASPVAHIWFLKSLPSRIGLMLDMTLRDIERVLYFESFVVIEPGMTSLERGQMLTEENYLDALEEYGDEFEAKMGAEAVLELLRAIDLEKEIEQMREELPSINSETRRKKVTKRLKLMEAFHTSGNKPEWMILKVLPVLPPDLRPLVPLDGGRFATSDLNDLYRRVINRNNRLKRLLDLAAPDIIVRNEKRMLQESVDALLDNGRRGRAITGSNKRPLKSLADMIKGKQGRFRQNLLGKRVDYSGRSVITVGPTLRLHQCGLPKKMALELFKPFIYGKLEGRGLATTIKAAKKMVEREVAEVWDVLDEVIREHPVMLNRAPTLHRLGIQAFEPVLIEGKAIQLHPLVCAAYNADFDGDQMAVHVPLTLEAQLEARALMMSTNNILSPANGEPVITPSQDVVLGLYYTSRERINGRGEGMYFMSVAEVEKAYATGAAELHARVKVRITETVIGDNGERTEQRRIVDTTVGRALLSQILPAGLSFDLVNQNMGKKQISKLLNTCYRQLGLKDTVIFADQLMYTGFRYATISGASVGIDDMVIPAEKYTLVADAEAEVLEIQEQFQSGLVTAGERYNKVIDIWASANEKVSKAMMENLSTETVINRDGVEEKQASFNSIYMMADSGARGSAAQIRQLAGMRGLMAKPDGSIIETPIVANFREGLNVLQYFISTHGARKGLADTALKTANSGYLTRRLVDVAQDLVVIEDDCGTHEGLTMKPLIEGGDVVEPLRERVLGRVVAVDVMYPGTEDVLAPRNTLLDEAWCDKLEEHSIDEVIVRSVITCDTDFGVCAACYGRDLARGHLINHGEAIGVVAAQSIGEPGTQLTMRTFHIGGAASRASAENNVQVKNSGSLKLHNAKYVTNTDGKLVIVSRSSELAIIDELGREKERYKVPYGTVLEKLEEASVEAGDIIANWDPHTHPIITEVAGSIKFVDMIDGVTMTRQTDELTGLSSIVILDVGQRGSAGKEMRPMIRLVGADGSDLMIPGTEVPAQYFLPGSAIVNLDDNAQIAVGDALARIPQESSKTRDITGGLPRVADLFEARKPKEPAILAEISGTISFGKETKGKRRLVITPADGGEHYEEMIPKWRNLNVFEGEKVERGEVIADGPEAAHDILRLRGIHNVANYIVNEVQDVYRLQGVKINDKHIEVIIRQMLRKCVITSAGDSEFLEGEQVEVSRVKIANRELVEQGKVPATFERELLGITKASLATESFISAASFQETTRVLTEAAVGGKSDNLRGLKENVIVGRLIPAGTGYAYHKTRNDARAKKDEPVVVNKITASEAEQNLADLLNLAGSQD, from the coding sequence GTGAAAGACTTATTAAAGTTTCTGAAACAGCAAAGCAAGACTGAAGAATTTAACGGCATCAAAATTGGTCTGGCATCGCCTGATCTGATCCGTTCTTGGTCTTTTGGTGAAGTTAAGAAGCCAGAAACCATTAACTACCGTACCTTCAAGCCTGAGCGTGAAGGTCTGTTCTGTGCGCGTATCTTTGGCCCGGTCAAAGATTACGAATGTTTGTGCGGTAAGTACAAGCGTTTGAAGCACCGTGGTGTGATCTGTGAAAAGTGTGGCGTAGAAGTTACCCAGACTAAAGTACGTCGTGAGCGTATGGGTCACATTGAACTGGCTAGCCCAGTTGCCCACATTTGGTTCTTGAAATCACTGCCGTCCCGTATCGGTTTAATGCTGGACATGACGCTGCGTGATATCGAACGCGTACTGTATTTTGAATCTTTCGTCGTGATCGAGCCTGGCATGACCAGCCTTGAACGTGGCCAAATGCTGACAGAAGAAAACTATCTGGACGCATTAGAAGAATACGGTGACGAATTCGAAGCTAAGATGGGTGCTGAAGCGGTATTAGAACTGCTGCGCGCGATCGATCTCGAAAAAGAAATCGAACAAATGCGTGAAGAGCTGCCATCAATCAACTCTGAGACTCGTCGCAAGAAAGTGACCAAGCGTCTTAAGTTGATGGAAGCGTTCCACACTTCTGGCAACAAGCCAGAGTGGATGATCTTAAAAGTACTGCCTGTGTTACCACCTGACTTACGTCCGCTGGTACCGCTCGATGGCGGCCGCTTCGCGACTTCAGATCTGAACGATTTGTACCGCCGCGTGATCAACCGTAACAACCGTTTGAAGCGTCTGTTAGATTTAGCTGCGCCGGACATCATCGTACGCAACGAAAAGCGTATGTTACAAGAGTCTGTTGATGCGCTATTAGATAACGGTCGTCGTGGTCGTGCTATTACCGGTTCTAACAAACGTCCTCTGAAATCTTTGGCCGATATGATCAAAGGTAAACAAGGTCGTTTCCGTCAGAACTTATTAGGTAAGCGTGTTGACTACTCTGGTCGTTCGGTAATTACCGTAGGTCCTACTTTACGTCTGCACCAATGTGGTCTTCCTAAGAAGATGGCACTGGAACTGTTCAAGCCATTCATCTATGGCAAGCTGGAAGGTCGTGGCTTAGCGACAACCATCAAAGCTGCTAAGAAGATGGTCGAGCGTGAAGTGGCGGAAGTTTGGGACGTTCTGGATGAAGTGATCCGCGAACATCCAGTGATGCTTAACCGTGCACCAACACTGCACAGACTGGGTATCCAAGCGTTCGAACCTGTACTGATTGAAGGTAAAGCAATCCAGTTACACCCACTCGTTTGTGCGGCATACAACGCCGACTTCGACGGTGACCAAATGGCGGTACACGTACCGTTAACACTGGAAGCGCAGCTTGAAGCTCGTGCCCTGATGATGTCAACCAACAACATCCTGTCACCTGCGAACGGCGAGCCTGTAATCACTCCGTCTCAAGACGTGGTATTAGGTCTGTACTACACCAGCCGTGAGCGTATCAACGGCCGTGGTGAAGGTATGTACTTTATGTCTGTTGCTGAAGTTGAAAAAGCTTACGCAACTGGCGCTGCTGAACTGCATGCCCGCGTGAAAGTGCGTATCACTGAAACCGTTATCGGTGACAATGGTGAGCGTACTGAACAACGTCGTATCGTAGATACAACAGTGGGTCGTGCTCTGCTGTCACAAATTCTGCCAGCAGGTTTGTCATTTGATCTGGTTAACCAGAACATGGGCAAAAAGCAAATTTCTAAGCTATTGAACACTTGTTACCGTCAATTAGGTCTGAAAGATACCGTTATCTTCGCTGACCAACTGATGTACACAGGTTTCCGTTACGCCACTATCTCTGGTGCATCTGTCGGTATCGACGACATGGTGATCCCAGCTGAGAAGTACACCTTAGTTGCTGACGCTGAAGCAGAAGTGCTCGAAATTCAAGAGCAGTTCCAATCAGGTCTGGTGACCGCGGGTGAGCGTTACAACAAAGTAATCGACATCTGGGCAAGTGCGAACGAAAAAGTTTCTAAAGCGATGATGGAAAACCTGTCAACTGAGACAGTGATTAACCGTGATGGCGTTGAAGAGAAACAAGCTTCGTTCAACAGCATTTACATGATGGCCGACTCGGGCGCTCGTGGTAGTGCCGCACAGATCCGTCAGTTAGCGGGTATGCGTGGTCTGATGGCGAAACCAGACGGTTCGATCATCGAAACCCCAATCGTGGCGAACTTCCGTGAAGGTCTGAACGTTCTTCAGTACTTCATCTCAACCCACGGTGCGCGTAAAGGTCTAGCCGATACCGCATTGAAGACAGCGAACTCGGGTTACCTGACTCGTCGTCTGGTTGACGTTGCTCAAGACTTAGTGGTCATCGAAGACGATTGTGGTACTCACGAAGGTCTGACAATGAAGCCGCTGATCGAAGGTGGTGACGTTGTTGAGCCATTACGTGAACGCGTACTGGGTCGTGTGGTTGCTGTTGATGTTATGTACCCAGGTACAGAAGATGTGCTTGCGCCACGTAACACTCTGCTCGATGAAGCATGGTGTGACAAGTTAGAAGAACACTCAATCGACGAAGTGATTGTACGTTCAGTAATTACCTGTGATACCGACTTCGGTGTGTGTGCGGCATGTTATGGCCGTGACTTAGCCCGTGGTCACCTGATTAACCACGGCGAAGCTATCGGTGTTGTCGCGGCGCAATCAATCGGTGAACCTGGTACACAGTTAACGATGCGTACGTTCCACATCGGTGGTGCGGCATCGAGAGCGTCTGCAGAAAACAACGTTCAAGTGAAGAACTCTGGTTCGTTGAAACTGCACAACGCTAAGTACGTGACTAACACTGACGGCAAGCTGGTTATCGTTTCTCGTTCTTCTGAACTGGCGATCATCGACGAATTAGGTCGTGAGAAAGAGCGTTATAAAGTGCCTTACGGTACTGTGCTCGAGAAGTTAGAAGAAGCATCAGTAGAAGCGGGCGATATCATCGCTAACTGGGATCCACATACTCACCCAATCATCACTGAAGTGGCGGGTAGTATTAAGTTCGTTGACATGATCGACGGCGTGACCATGACTCGTCAAACAGACGAACTGACAGGTCTGTCATCAATCGTGATCCTCGACGTGGGTCAACGTGGTTCAGCGGGTAAAGAAATGCGCCCAATGATCCGTCTTGTTGGTGCCGACGGTAGCGACCTGATGATCCCAGGTACTGAAGTGCCGGCACAATACTTCTTACCAGGCAGTGCGATCGTTAACCTTGACGACAATGCGCAAATCGCCGTGGGTGACGCGTTAGCACGTATTCCACAAGAATCGTCTAAAACACGCGACATCACGGGTGGTCTACCACGCGTTGCTGACCTGTTCGAAGCCCGTAAGCCAAAAGAGCCAGCTATTCTGGCGGAAATCTCTGGTACCATCTCGTTTGGTAAAGAGACCAAAGGCAAGCGTCGTCTGGTGATCACACCAGCGGATGGCGGAGAACATTACGAAGAGATGATCCCGAAATGGCGTAACTTAAACGTGTTCGAAGGTGAAAAAGTCGAACGTGGTGAAGTTATTGCTGACGGTCCAGAGGCGGCGCACGACATTCTGCGTCTACGTGGCATCCACAACGTAGCAAACTACATTGTGAATGAAGTACAAGACGTATACCGTCTACAAGGCGTGAAGATCAACGATAAACATATCGAAGTGATCATCCGTCAAATGCTGCGTAAGTGCGTGATCACCTCTGCGGGTGACAGTGAGTTCTTAGAAGGCGAACAAGTCGAAGTGTCTCGCGTCAAGATTGCTAACCGCGAACTTGTCGAACAAGGCAAAGTGCCTGCGACCTTCGAACGTGAACTGCTGGGTATTACCAAAGCGTCTCTGGCAACAGAATCGTTTATCTCTGCAGCATCATTCCAAGAAACGACTCGCGTACTGACAGAAGCTGCCGTAGGTGGTAAGTCTGATAACTTACGTGGTCTGAAAGAAAACGTAATCGTTGGCCGCCTGATCCCAGCCGGTACTGGTTATGCTTATCACAAGACTCGTAACGATGCCCGTGCTAAGAAAGACGAGCCAGTTGTAGTGAATAAGATCACTGCAAGTGAAGCAGAACAAAATCTCGCAGACCTGTTAAACTTGGCTGGCAGCCAAGATTAA
- the rpsL gene encoding 30S ribosomal protein S12: MATVNQLVRKPRAPKVDKTNVPALNACPQKRGVCTRVYTTTPKKPNSALRKVARVRLTNGFEVTSYIGGEGHNLQEHSVILIRGGRVKDLPGVRYHTVRGALDCAGVTSRRQSRSKYGAKRPKS; this comes from the coding sequence ATGGCAACTGTAAACCAGTTGGTACGTAAGCCACGCGCGCCAAAAGTCGACAAGACTAATGTGCCTGCGTTGAATGCGTGCCCACAAAAGCGTGGTGTTTGTACACGTGTGTACACTACTACCCCTAAAAAACCTAACTCTGCACTACGTAAAGTAGCTCGTGTGCGTCTGACTAACGGTTTCGAAGTAACTTCGTACATCGGCGGTGAAGGCCACAACCTGCAGGAACACAGCGTGATTTTGATCCGTGGTGGTCGTGTTAAAGACTTACCTGGTGTTCGCTATCACACTGTTCGTGGCGCATTAGACTGTGCAGGCGTGACTTCACGTCGCCAAAGCCGTTCTAAGTACGGTGCTAAGCGTCCTAAGTCTTAA
- the rpsG gene encoding 30S ribosomal protein S7 gives MPRRRVVGQRKILPDPKFHSELLAKFINVIMQDGKKSTAEKIIYKALDVIAEKKGANHLDILEAALDNVRPSVEVKSRRVGGSTYQVPCEVRPVRRNALAMRWLVEAARKRGEKSMALRLAGEMLDASENKGTAVKKREDVHRMAEANKAFAHYRW, from the coding sequence ATGCCAAGACGTCGCGTTGTAGGACAACGTAAAATCCTACCAGATCCAAAGTTTCACAGTGAGTTGCTGGCTAAGTTCATCAACGTCATTATGCAGGACGGCAAAAAGTCGACTGCTGAAAAAATCATTTACAAGGCTCTTGATGTTATCGCTGAAAAGAAAGGCGCTAATCATTTAGACATCCTTGAAGCAGCCCTGGACAACGTTCGCCCATCAGTCGAAGTTAAATCTCGTCGCGTTGGTGGTTCTACTTACCAGGTACCATGTGAAGTTCGTCCAGTGCGTCGTAACGCACTGGCGATGCGCTGGTTAGTTGAAGCTGCTCGTAAGCGTGGTGAAAAATCTATGGCTTTACGTCTAGCAGGTGAAATGCTAGATGCGTCTGAAAACAAAGGTACTGCTGTTAAGAAGCGTGAAGACGTGCATCGCATGGCTGAAGCTAACAAAGCCTTTGCTCATTACCGTTGGTAA